GCCTAGGCTTTCATACTCTTCCCCTTGAACCACATTCATTTTGacgtgtcatgctcatcttgtccttgtgagagcacacataaaaactaaaatgagtcgatgactcgtaagcattacttcatatagttaaaatataacaacataggttttcagtcatacATTCATCActctatatatatcatatatagatattcatttcattttcaaacgTTGTGAGGTGgggcttttctttaaaaatgagttttctttcataaaacagTTTTTCACACTTTGCTGCctttatttcttaaagagtttTATCGTACATACAtcttttcttaacatgcatacattctttcttattgcTTTCATTGGCTGTTAAACACTGTTACACTTCGTGTGTGAGGGTTAGAGGTCTTTTAGACCcgattccacccgtggccaagggttaggaatccattctGTTAAGGTGCAGCAGTGGGTGTACTATCAGTACTATTTACCctgcattgcaatctgcccaatccAGTCTTTTGGTACCATCATCCCTTCGTTCATTCGTGGTCGTTATgtcttttcatacattaaaacatttagtcctttaattcattttagttcttttgtttctttccgTCCTTCTATCCGTTCATTCTTAAATGTCACTTAAAAGCATGGGCTTAAACGTCTTCTtttatggcatcatttaaagtaTCAggtcatggcatcatttaaagtatcatctttcataggggcattttaaaacacttttttcACGTCATTTAAAGCATAAAACATAAGTATTGACATTTCTCTTCATCTCTTTTCGTGAAAATATGTCAAGTACTTACtacgtatagcatccattcacatgcatacacttacatacttgggGTGCGTAAAAAAGagctgccaaggagggccgttacatacttatacttaaaagcttatacttagcattcttttataaaaacaagtttCGTGTTGTTTTGGAAAATATcataaaggaaaagcatttcattttcattttcatttatttagaaaactctagaagagtatgaatataatacttacctgaactccatgccatactcattctaTGGAGTCCATTTATATGCGTGTCAAATGGCAACCTACGTGCATACACATAACTTCAGCATCATTCTCTATCAAATGTGTAagtaactatactagaaatagaactacgcttcacttggaacactcttcatACATCCCTgtgctcttacgtgccatttactatgctaaaacttttGGAGTCCATTTACAGTCACTACCCCCGTGTTTCACATTGGGGTTAAGATATTAAAACCTTCGtcttactctcctattaacTACATTCTGATGCATGACTCAAACCAACTAAGTCATGCATCCTGATCCTAGACAACATActcattactaccttcatgctTCCTAGCACATGTTAAATACTCATTCCCATCgatacatgccacatgactttaagtcAACTCTAAGACTTACACATAAGACTTACACATTGTGTAACCATGCTTAGAACAGATTATCCATTATATGGTAAATCTGTCAGGTACGTGTGTCTCACCaaatgcacatgtaccttacccttttatcacctaagatcaattTATAGTTCAATGAAAGCCTGCTCGTTTAAACAAGCTtcaaactccaataccaacttttACTCAAACCTAGTTAGTAGGACCTTCCTACTTCCCGAccccttttgataagttcatcccaacacttgacacgATAGGGCTCCATTCACCACTACATCTCCATCATGTCATGTAGCTCGAgacaaatattgaaaaatgtCAAGACACCCGTCATGCTTCCATTGCTCTCCTCTTACACTATCCCATCACTTCGCACATACTCTaagccataagtcaactacaAGGCGACACCTgtcaccttggactacaggccacatcacaATTATTTCAAACATCGTTACACAGTTCCCAACGCTACACAACACTCTCTACGCTCATCTACTATGCAACCGTCCTTTTCTTCGTGACATGCCAtatggtgcatcgctacacaacatgAAGTATGCACCAGGTGTACTCCTTTCACTACATCACGTATTACCATGATACACGCCACACATTGTGTCGCTACATGACATGGAGCACACACCACATGTACTCTATTCACACTACGCCATACCACAACTATAGCACACACCTCACACCCTTACATCACAACATAGTCCACAGCACTATACAATTACCCCAAACACTTCCCTACACAGCAAACTCTACAATACTAGCAACACAGGccacaacctatcaactaacatttaatataattaatgagggagagagagagagttataccatcgacgaGATAACCCATGCATTGCTCGCTGCCCATCATAGTCAAAGGCGTTAGAAGAGTCGTACGTGGCGGTTAAACTACATACGGTGGTTGTTTAGGCTATCGAAGGTGGCTACAAGTGTGGATATGAGCGGAGAAAGGTTTGGTCATAGTCTTAGAGTGGTGACCTCATGGTGGTACCAAGGTGGCACACAGAAAAGGCACAGTGGTCCATGGAGGAGTTTGGGTCGTGGGTCTCAAAGCATGAGAATTCATGGATTTTAAGGTTGGGGACCATGGCTGGCCGTGGAGGTCTTGAGAGAGGTGTGGTGGAGCTATGGTGGCGAGATGGTGGTGGCACTGTGGCTGGAGGGTGGTGGATCTAAGCCAAATGGGCAGAGAAACCCATTAGTGAGTGAGAGGGTGTGGGAGAGGTGGAGAGCTTAGCTAACAAGGAGGAGCCATGGTGGTCAGGGGAGGTTGTGTGGTGGCTTGAGAAGTCGTGCATAGTGGTGCAAGTGGAGGAACCCGTATGGGTTTCGTGCAAATTGAGAAGAAGAGCCGCAATGGAGGAGAGGACCATGGGGGAAAGGGAGGCTATGGAGGTGAAGCAAGTGAGCTTAAGGTGCTTGTGGAGCTGCTCGATGGCTCTGTTGGCCGCATACCCATTCAGTCAAGCTATCGTAAGAGGAGAGTGAAGCTACCTTGTGACTCACCACCGATGAGATTGGACTCGACGGCGTGAGGGGGAGCTGCTGGTGGTGAAGGTGACTAaaggtggttggtggtggctgAGCTGGGAGGAGAAGAAGGCCATAGTGGAGAAGAGAAGAATGCTATCGACGGGctaagagagagggagatgagagagagggggagagagagagagagagagagagagagagagagagagagagagaggaaaaaggtaggggcttgggtatttaatccaggccTTTCATCTTAGGATTTTCAAAACGATTtaacggtgagtttaaataatgatttgaaaatgggtaagtatttatttaatttaaaacaatgaGAGGAATTAaggtagaatattattttatgaactaaagttcataaaataatattccttcctcattaattaaaatgattaaattttgttaattacttgaagagaataaaaccattttaattaatttagagttttcaacatattttaaatttcgtaatatttttaaatgactaaaattatttaaattaaaaaaattttcacaattataatatctttggatctcttcaaaaatattataattgtattatttaaaacaagtttagtctgataacactagaaatatcacatataaatattttcagggtatttaaaatattcgtaaactttaaaatacttgacttgctttaaaatccttttggcatcattaaaaacaCGTCATCGAGGCTCGACAGGTAGAACGGGGCTCATAACTATAAGAGAAAGAAGGTACATGTTGTTACATTATTATCTACTAATtataacatttatttatttatacctaTCTCAATTTGAAATATTTCAAGCTCTTTATTTCTATAAGACGATTAAATTAGAGCGTTTTCATCAAATGAAGTAGTCTTGATCAAACGATGGATGCCAAACTTATACCATCATTGTCGTCATGTTCTAGCATCCTCTCACACTTCGAACTCTTGAGGGGATAAGCATCTATATCACAAGCATGAGTACTTGCACCATTAATCTTCCCTCCATAACCGAGTAAGAGTTGGTTGTAACATCGCAACAAAACCTTCAAAACCTCTTTCATGGATGGCCGCTTCAAAGGCTGTATGTGAGTACATTTGAGTCCGAGTCTGAAAACACAACACATGGAATCCATGTAACAGTGTTCCTTGACCTCTTCATCCAAGGCATCAGTTATAAATTTGTCTTCTTGAACATATCGCCATGCCCATTCTGCAAGAGATGTGTGTTCATCCCCGACATTAGCTTTCCTTCCTATTGTCAGCTCCAAAAGGATAActccaaaactataaacatcaATCTTCTCATTCACTTTTGTCGTATGAGCATATTCTGCAAGTTCAAGTTAACAATgacaagaaataataaaaatcatggGGATTATATTATACAAAAAGTGAAACTTGGGAAGTTTTGATGTTATACCTGGAGCTATGTAACCAAAAGAGCCTACCACAGATGACATTGTAGTAGATTCTCCCTCCTTCATCAACATCTTGGCAAGACCAAAATCAGCTATATGTGCATTAAACTCGAGATCTAAAAGGATGTTGCTGGACTTCACATCTCGATGAACAACGGGTGGTGAGCAATCGTGGTGCATGTAGGCAAGCCCTTGAGCAGCCCCAACTGCTATATGCAACCTCTTAGGCCAATCTAGGTAAATATGATGGACTGAACCTGAGATAGTTGATGTTTTACTCTTCTTGTGTAGCCATTGGTCTAGGCTAccatttttcaaataatcatAGACAAGAAGCTTTGAGTTGTCACTGGAGATGCAGCAGAGCAATTTCACTATGTTGGAATGTCGAATTGAACTCAGTATTTTGACTTCTGCTAGAAATTCTTTTTCAAGCTTTTCTTCAAGCTTTCTGTTATTCCAGATCTTCTTCACAGCAACAAAATCAGgtgaattattaaaagaaacacAGTATACCATCCCTGATCCACCGCAACCAATCACATTTTTTTCTGTCAATCCTGACAAAATGTCTGATTCTGTGAAATTCAAATTCTGGAATGGGATGACGTTCCATGTGGAATCCAATCCATGCTTTCTTTTTCCATAAACTCTGATGATAAATAATGAGATTAACAAACCTAGAACAACTACTATCATGAGACTTATAATCCAAGCCATTAATTGGTGTGAAGTTTTGCTTGGATTTTGGAGTTTCGAATTGCAGTCGTTGATATTTAATGAAAGACGGTTAGCACAAAGGCCAGGATTGTTCAAGAAGCTTTTGGCGTATGCATCATTTTTGAATTCAATTGGGATACTCCCACTCAGATGATTGGAAGAAAGATTGAGGGAAGTGAGCTTTAAAAAGCCAAGTTGGAGTGGAATTTGGCTAGATAGCTGGTTTTCTGACAAATCCAATTCAGACAAGCTCGGTAAAAAACCAAGTTTCTCTGGAATCTGTCCACAGATTGCATTTCGGCTAACATTTAAAGTATTAAGGGCTTTCCATGATATAATATCTGATGGAAGGGAGCCTGAGAGCCGGTTCCGATCAAGCAAAAGAGTTGTCAAATTAGGAAGAATTGTTAATTCTTGAGGAATGGTGCCACTCAAGAGGTTATTACTAGCCTCAAGCACCACCAAATTCCTCCAGGAAGAAGCTCCCTTTGGAATTTTACCTGAAAACATATTGTTGCTAATCTCCAATCGTGAAAGATTTCGTGACAATATCTCAGGAAGCTCACCTGTGAAAGAATTATCATTTAACATCAACGTTCCCATGTTCTGTGATGTCCACAGGCCGCTAGGAATACACCCAGAGAGCCTATTGCTGAAAACACTGACAATAAGCAAACTGCTACAATTTCCAAGAGACTTTGGCAATTCTCCGTCGAGGTTGTTTTTAAAAGCTACCACTCCCAACAACCTTCCATTGTCACATAAGTGTTCTGGCAACTGGCCTGTAAGCATATTGGTTGCAATCTGAAACTCTTGAAGCATTGAATACCGACCAAAGTCTGGAGGCAAAGCACCTGAAAAATTGTTGCTAAACACTTTGAGAACTATAAGCCCTGGAAGAGAGCCAATGCTATCTGGGATTTTTCCAAACATCTGATTGCAAAACAAACTCAGACCCGACAGTTTTCTGAGTTTTCCAAAATCATTAGGAATTGTCCCAGTCAAATTATTTTCGGAGAGATCAATGATGTCTAGGTTCAAAGCTTCAACAACCCGAGGAATCTCCCCAGACAAATTGTTTTTGTAAAGATAAACTATACGTAAATTCTTTGGCATGAACAAGTTGCTCGGAATTTTCCCAATCAGATAGTTGCTAGACAAATCCAAATGCTCGAGTGAAGTCATCTCTCCAATGTTGTCAGGGATTTCTCCAATCAAATTCATATGGGCCATccatagaaactttagtttctTCAGCTTGGTGAACTCAGAAGGCAATCTCGGCGTCATTTTAGAATTCCACGCCAATTCTAGTTCTTCAAGATTGGACAAGTTTCCAATCTCTGGTGGTAAAGAACCAATAAACTGACATGCAAAAAGTTTAAGTGTCCTCATATCTGTCAACTGCCCGACAGATGATGGGATGTTACCAGAGAAGTTATTGCCTCCGAGGTTGAGATTGCGAAGTTGAGCCATGCGATGAATATCATCAGGGATGGCTCCAGCAAAGCAGTTCTGTGAGAGGTCGAGGTCTTCGAGCTTGGAACAGTTATATAGAGCACTCGGGAACTCAATTGAGCTGAAGTAGTTATCTGAAATATTAATGGCTTTAAGGTTCTTGAGGTTGCAAATAAAGGATGGGATTGTTCCATAGATGTTCCTGCTCTGGAGGTATAGTTCAATGACTGAGCCATTGAAGCAAGTAATCCCCGGCCAATTACAGTGGGAGGAGGAGTTCCATGGAATCCAAAGGCTGAGAGAATTTGGGTTTTGCCAGTGTTGCTTTAGGTTAAGCAGCACTGCTTGTTCTTGAGTACCAAGTTGAGAGTTGGAATggcagaggaggaggaggagaatgaTCATAAAGAAGTTGGTGTAGAGAGAGAAATCAACAAATGTTAGGATTGTCCTCGGCATTTTGAGGTTGAGTTCCTTAGCTTTGGTTTGAACTCTGATCTCAACGTTGGTCTTTTTAATAGGTGAAAATCAGTAAAAAATAATAGGCAAAAAGAAAGCGAGGGTCGTAAAATTCAAAGAAGAGGGATCAAGCCTAgataatcaaaacaaaattccttttttatatataattagtagtTAATTATTATCACCAAGTTTCTATGAGTTTACTATAGTTAGCTAGTATGACGTGGATATTGTAAGCTCCAGTCATCGTTTTCAGCGCCTTGAATCAATAGAAAAGTTTGAGGATacgtttgaatagtgagatgataatttttaattttagataaaaattaaaagtttaataaaatattaattttaatattattattattttaagatttgaaaaagttaaattgagatttgaaaaagttgaattatttattatattttatattttatgtaagaatttaaaaattttataataataaaatgaaaattttatgtaagATTTGTTCcttctgttatttttttatttttccacttgTGCGGCACGAGCTAGGGTGGTCAAGGATTCAAGTATGCATGGAGTAGGTGCTCATCATATTCTGATTTTTTTAGCCCAAGTGCAGTGCAATGGACAGAAACCATTGATTCAGGATATATTTGTTTATTGTCACCCAACATCTTTACAGTCTCCCCAAAGAGAACCAAACTCTTCTTGAAAATGGTGATATTATATCTCTTGAATTTTATTAGAGGACTAACTAACAGACTCATCTACTTTAaactaaagttaatagaaaaaaataaatttattcgtTTAATctattattgtaataattttcCTCGTGTGGATCAGGCCTCCAATCCCTTAAGACTTCTTTTTACTAAGTAGGTTCGATAGACCATATTTTCAGATTTCTAAATAAGTTCCGtcctctatttatttttatttttttaaagtaggtttaagatttcaaatttcaaattttttttttaatttaaatcattatttatctcaaaaatttaaataaacggaaagatttataaatttaatacaatatttataacaaCACCAAAAATCTGAAAGAACAGCTCGAAACCTCACAAtgagtgtaaaatacatggctGGAAATAAAGGCGCATGCACTGCTAATCATATTCCAAAGAAATTAAGAGCAATAGACTTGATTTGACTCAACTTGCCACTTTTAATAGATCGGATCTTATCCACACCCGCACGTAATAATAATTGCCACTTT
This is a stretch of genomic DNA from Carya illinoinensis cultivar Pawnee chromosome 3, C.illinoinensisPawnee_v1, whole genome shotgun sequence. It encodes these proteins:
- the LOC122304640 gene encoding receptor-like protein kinase 5, which translates into the protein MPRTILTFVDFSLYTNFFMIILLLLLCHSNSQLGTQEQAVLLNLKQHWQNPNSLSLWIPWNSSSHCNWPGITCFNGSVIELYLQSRNIYGTIPSFICNLKNLKAINISDNYFSSIEFPSALYNCSKLEDLDLSQNCFAGAIPDDIHRMAQLRNLNLGGNNFSGNIPSSVGQLTDMRTLKLFACQFIGSLPPEIGNLSNLEELELAWNSKMTPRLPSEFTKLKKLKFLWMAHMNLIGEIPDNIGEMTSLEHLDLSSNYLIGKIPSNLFMPKNLRIVYLYKNNLSGEIPRVVEALNLDIIDLSENNLTGTIPNDFGKLRKLSGLSLFCNQMFGKIPDSIGSLPGLIVLKVFSNNFSGALPPDFGRYSMLQEFQIATNMLTGQLPEHLCDNGRLLGVVAFKNNLDGELPKSLGNCSSLLIVSVFSNRLSGCIPSGLWTSQNMGTLMLNDNSFTGELPEILSRNLSRLEISNNMFSGKIPKGASSWRNLVVLEASNNLLSGTIPQELTILPNLTTLLLDRNRLSGSLPSDIISWKALNTLNVSRNAICGQIPEKLGFLPSLSELDLSENQLSSQIPLQLGFLKLTSLNLSSNHLSGSIPIEFKNDAYAKSFLNNPGLCANRLSLNINDCNSKLQNPSKTSHQLMAWIISLMIVVVLGLLISLFIIRVYGKRKHGLDSTWNVIPFQNLNFTESDILSGLTEKNVIGCGGSGMVYCVSFNNSPDFVAVKKIWNNRKLEEKLEKEFLAEVKILSSIRHSNIVKLLCCISSDNSKLLVYDYLKNGSLDQWLHKKSKTSTISGSVHHIYLDWPKRLHIAVGAAQGLAYMHHDCSPPVVHRDVKSSNILLDLEFNAHIADFGLAKMLMKEGESTTMSSVVGSFGYIAPEYAHTTKVNEKIDVYSFGVILLELTIGRKANVGDEHTSLAEWAWRYVQEDKFITDALDEEVKEHCYMDSMCCVFRLGLKCTHIQPLKRPSMKEVLKVLLRCYNQLLLGYGGKINGASTHACDIDAYPLKSSKCERMLEHDDNDGISLASIV